In Fusarium falciforme chromosome 10, complete sequence, a single genomic region encodes these proteins:
- a CDS encoding Lactamase-B domain-containing protein, with product MTDVGSVKTALSALEDKAFGVAKLSALRGGTFTLPKKTFVSGESDNERCQVPSLSFIIVHQPSAVGPRRLLFDLGLRRNTEEYSLPIQNHLRNRLPLQPLPDVRQSLLAAGLSCQDIDEVILSHVHWDHIGTPSDFPQAQFLVGAGSLDVLRNGLNGHMSHSQFQANLFDNLSVREFPPPTRYSDGWQEAGGLHIRGLTDDGSIYIVDCPGHLIGHIGLLVRKGIRKWVLLIGDACHDERLLRGDMSIAEWTDADGRICCIHMDKKLATETLAKFSLWKQVSDQCGFDLQIIFAHDATWAQNNPGAFYPGTL from the coding sequence ATGACCGATGTTGGCAGCGTGAAAACTGCCTTGTCGGCCCTTGAAGACAAAGCCTTCGGTGTCGCTAAGCTCTCGGCTTTGCGAGGTGGCACCTTTACGCTTCCCAAAAAGACGTTTGTGTCTGGAGAGTCGGACAACGAACGATGTCAGGTCCCTTCTCTGTCTTTTATTATCGTTCATCAACCATCTGCCGTCGGCCCTAGGCGTCTTCTTTTTGACCTGGGGTTGAGAAGAAATACGGAAGAGTATAGCTTGCCAATTCAGAATCACCTCCGGAACCGCCTACCGCTACAGCCTTTGCCAGATGTTCGACAGAGCTTGCTCGCCGCCGGCCTTTCCTGCCAAGACATTGACGAGGTCATCCTTAGCCATGTTCACTGGGACCACATCGGCACACCCTCCGACTTCCCCCAGGCACAGTTCTTGGTCGGAGCAGGATCCCTTGATGTGCTCAGGAATGGCCTAAATGGGCACATGTCCCATTCTCAATTTCAAGCCAACCTATTCGACAATCTCAGCGTGCGTGAGTTTCCCCCTCCAACCCGATATTCAGACGGTTGGCAGGAAGCGGGAGGATTACACATTCGTGGCCTGACCGACGACGGATCGATTTATATCGTCGACTGTCCAGGCCATCTCATTGGACACATTGGCTTGCTGGTACGAAAAGGAATTCGAAAATGGGTGTTATTAATCGGAGACGCCTGCCACGATGAAAGGTTGCTTCGTGGAGACATGTCCATCGCGGAATGGACCGACGCAGATGGCCGGATCTGCTGTATACACATGGACAAGAAGCTAGCAACTGAGACTCTGGCAAAGTTCTCGCTCTGGAAGCAGGTGTCAGACCAGTGTGGCTTTGACTTGCAGATCATTTTTGCCCACGATGCTACCTGGGCACAAAATAACCCGGGCGCATTTTACCCTGGAACTCTATAG
- a CDS encoding Lactamase-B domain-containing protein codes for MAKELPGASGEVQVVLLDGGGFTTTDDTKIHADGHSRPYYLYDWCFYLYHKPTGSRVLWDLGISNDRELYTPFVLNFHWPSCNPVGPRRSLVNQLADLGVASEQIDTVIFSHAHWDHCRPIKSEFPNAKVLFGPGTGSHCSPGHIRDGKVQPMVQWDSRFFGTSDVCTDPYEELKGPWKPWGPFEQALDYFGDGSFWILQAPGHMKGNLAACVRLKSGEWVLLASDCCHSKEIFDGVKQIANVSMPDGSMFCLHESLGAALDTIGKLRMAVRDYGMHIAMAHDAEFIKEGKDSTLMSLLHPLFDEECLARIRAHQQP; via the exons ATGGCCAAGGAACTTCCAGGTGCTAGCGGAGAGGTGCAAgttgtccttcttgatggaggaggcttcACGACGACAGACGACACCAAGATTCATGCTGATGGGCACAGTCGTCCTTATTACCTCTACGACTGGTGCTTCTACTTGTATCACAAACCCACAGGGTCAAGGGTTCTCTGGGACCTGGGCATTAGCAAT GATCGTGAACTGTACACGCCATTCGTGCTCAATTTCCATTGGCCTAGCTGCAATCCAGTTGGGCCGCGGCGCAGTCTCGTCAATCAGCTCGCCGACTTGGGTGTGGCGAGTGAGCAGATAGACACTGTCATCTTCAG CCATGCTCACTGGGATCATTGCCGGCCCATAAAGAGCGAATTTCCCAATGCCAAGGTGTTGTTTGGCCCAGGGACAGGCTCTCACTGTTCCCCTGGACATATCCGCGACGGCAAGGTCCAGCCCATGGTACAATGGGACTCTCGCTTCTTTGGAACTTCAGATGTATGTACAGATCCTTACGAAGAGTTGAAAGGGCCCTGGAAGCCGTGGGGCCCATTTGAACAAGCCCTGGACTACTTTGGTGATGGCAGCTTCTGGATTCTGCAGGCGCCTGGCCACATGAAGGGAAACCTGGCGGCATGTGTAAGGTTGAAGTCAGGAGAGTGGGTATTACTGGCAAGCGATTGCTGCCACTCCAA GGAAATTTTTGACGGCGTCAAGCAAATAGCCAACGTTTCCATGCCCGATGGTTCCATGTTTTGCTTGCACGAGAGTCTAGGCGCGGCTCTTGATACCATTGGAAAGCTGAGGATGGCGGTTCGCGATTATGGAATGCATATTGCAATGGCTCACGACGCCGAGTTTATCAAGGAGGGCAAAGACTCTACTCTGATGTCTCTTCTGCATCCTCTGTTTGATGAGGAGTGTTTGGCGAGAATCCGGGCTCATCAGCAGCCTTGA